A window of the Ostrea edulis chromosome 1, xbOstEdul1.1, whole genome shotgun sequence genome harbors these coding sequences:
- the LOC125674265 gene encoding putative ferric-chelate reductase 1 isoform X2, translating to MAGFQFLTGIVLVSVTASVYSFIIGAPPDTCGNPTTFHTEPLNETHVGQYLAQNSSTAPYKVIIDTKFYENETYSKILGKQSNRVRVTLKADPGDYFRGFFIQATRANYALDRGDRPAYGTFRPADTNSQSRRCRSAVGKVGGITHTGNNNKTEISFDWEPPRGCNLGDIQFVATVVRAYSEYWVDVRSDVIAPSGFVGDRGLLCQLYVNPYSKILQRRVLSALRNIQNLQQRGGRGANRLQAQG from the exons ATGGCCGGATTTCAATTCCTGACAGGAATCGTGCTAGTTTCAGTGACTGCCTCTGTATATTCGTTTATCATTGGAGCTCCACCTGACACGTGTGGAAATCCAACCACTTTCCACACGGAACCGCTAAACGAAACCCATGTTGGACAATATCTGGCACAGAATTCTTCCACGGCTCCGTATAAAGTGATAATTGACACGAAATTCTATGAAAATGAAACTTATTCTAAAATTTTGGGAAAACAGAGCAATCGAGTCAGAG TAACGCTGAAGGCAGACCCCGGCGACTACTTTCGCGGTTTCTTCATCCAGGCCACCCGTGCTAACTATGCTTTGGACCGAGGAGACAGACCAGCCTACGGCACATTCCGTCCCGCCGATACCAACTCTCAATCTCGCCGATGTCGCTCAGCCGTAGGCAAAGTGGGAGGCATCACACACACCggaaataacaataaaacagaaatctCTTTCGATTGGGAACCTCCAAGAGGATGCAATCTGGGGGACATCCAGTTTGT AGCAACTGTTGTGAGAGCTTACAGTGAATACTGGGTGGATGTACGATCTGACGTCATTGCGCCTTCCGGATTCGTTG GTGATCGAGGACTTCTATGCCAACTGTACGTTAATCCATACAGCAAAATTTTGCAAAGACGTGTGCTTAGTGCTCTTAGAAACATTCAAAATTTGCAACAGAGAGGTGGTCGTGGAGCCAACAGACTCCAAGCTCAAGGCTGA